A single Vespa crabro chromosome 21, iyVesCrab1.2, whole genome shotgun sequence DNA region contains:
- the LOC124431326 gene encoding E3 ubiquitin-protein ligase UBR2 — MSGDNIQSHSDQNIEEIELSALPVFPNVSKPCVKVWMDKMSKGVLSLTHFKEHWRIWVPKIYSPEPNGNCLDWSFDEEKAQKILYNTLEEFICNDDPQVVLKQLSQMDNPPSICGKVFKMGEPTYSCRECGMDSTCVLCVDCFKQSAHRNHKYKMGTSSGGGCCDCGDTEAWKNEPFCKIHVVGTQSKEAYGNKLPGDIAERAVATFEAVLKYCYELLSLEHTPGLPSDLCVKESDEDPLSLLATTDTYCTVLFNDETHTFEQVINTLTRILKCSQRDAVEYVTNVDREGRSVVKCSGFQHCNELKAEIERFTSRHSNRALKVLVVHAHVIAHQTFAMKLLNWLQQFISLCEGFRILFSNVALNTKLPEISIVEGILMRDSQLWKSARTAWHRLFISGMLMEYESKKALAIVFTYNYGSVMKDFIRDDHDHSFSIVSLSVQLFTVPTLAHHLIAHHDVLFILLNTFISESSRRCNAAGKLEFERNTPNTYFKRAQYILYDLRYLLSAKPDIWTDELRRGFLQGISLLLKLFCSMQCMDAVLRQVGQHMEYEPEWESAFNLHIKLSPVISLALEWCGSDRIVLIKAFRLVLRKLYEQPGIESGLGQVRELADHSATCLQYDVSSEPVSIHLPLSRFLAGLFLYLEKHNLHFQCPEFINQTKPTPEQIIEPVLTAQAMISQVHAGMWRRNGYSLLNQLYFYHNVKCRSEMLDRDIILLQAGASLIESNEFLIHILNKCNLLNWANPNFEVNALKNPEEDSIRQTINLVEEFLGLLITIIGERYVPGVGQVTADDRLKKEIIQQLCIKPLSHSELNKTLPDDVHLETGMERVIHDVADFKKPPNTSAGKGVYELKPHLYLEYNVFFYHYTKEELSRSEEAQRKRRKALGKLECCPPPKLPKLTEVFSLVANLLQCDVMLHIMQTVLERALTFVARSFSEPQVHKVLHLIGYALQEQESGYYPFLVFTERAAKWKIYKLLEDLKSSPRIEAHKDLLTWILIKYREVAGSTVIESTTTTTAASTVATTENVSDAESNKNGKEWRTKMAALKRAKIMTQMAAMQKLFMKKNAKLFETAALDANKSSERGSAMDLTECSESSSPVSAGNNQGNNLPEEKTYTCILCQEDQIVTATGPAMVLAAFVQQSTVLCQYRGNTEEPDPLYLSAKLGASPHTSTCGHVMHAHCWQEYFDNVLAKENRRPYRLRQPASFDVEKHEYLCPLCECLSNTVLPLLPPLGVLQSRPQNQPNLTFEMWLEAMRLTLDCKTNARYIKTQSFNDVHDPICRYCTSAKIQDAHIIGSDNSVEHDTFACPIKSLHQEFGTVGAIFESTYSQSGPCLLDNLVTMIHLFAQATYTKGFGAEPYEADSRVPLLAWKSTAYTVHAIEFLIRDMDKPLLGALSSRQRDCLEGLARISAILAATCLNGGCGSPTWPEKNITGNHAFALLTILLENPPEGPSILEWDPFGILIPLINSLPTLFNTKPDTPPPIITGGIFESHALMLVFLSLIVKIILTTDFNESMDIDSQETEESTNCTVILPLVQALGVNIVNETASELWRRIKEACLPFLRCYALYYHFVSDVPAPEELTKLGGDTYENICAYLGLPITCNELLAPKLDIIMQLIEIWKSHPTVQAHLAGTSPVVIIKEPLRVNKLVELPEDYSELINTISLFTCPNSDREDSRNPTMCLVCGEMLCSQSYCCQTELNKTMVGACTYHATKCGTGVGMFLRVRECEILFLRSPNRGSFVCPPYLDEYGETDQGLRRGNPLRLCKEKYKELNQMWLGHGLHESVARGIESSNNVITMQWQHL; from the coding sequence ATGAGCGGGGATAATATTCAAAGTCATTCTGACCAAAATATCGAAGAGATAGAATTGTCAGCATTGCCTGTCTTTCCCAATGTGAGTAAACCATGCGTGAAAGTATGGATGGATAAAATGAGCAAAGGTGTgctttcactcactcactttaAAGAACATTGGAGAATTTGGGTTCCAAAGATATATAGTCCTGAACCAAATGGCAATTGTTTGGATTGGAGtttcgatgaagaaaaagcACAAAAAATACTTTACAATACTTTGGAAGAATTTATTTGCAATGATGATCCACAAGTTGTATTAAAACAACTTAGTCAAATGGATAATCCTCCGTCCATATGTggtaaagtatttaaaatggGTGAACCAACATACAGTTGCAGAGAATGTGGTATGGACTCTACTTGTGTTTTATGTGTTGACTGTTTCAAACAGTCCGCCCATcgtaatcataaatataaaatgggAACTTCAAGTGGTGGAGGTTGCTGTGATTGTGGTGACACGGAAGCATGGAAGAATGAACCATTTTGCAAAATACACGTAGTGGGAACTCAATCGAAAGAAGCTTATGGGAATAAATTACCCGGTGATATCGCAGAAAGAGCAGTAGCAACTTTTGAGGCAGTATTGAAGTATTGCTATGAATTATTGTCATTGGAGCATACACCAGGATTACCATCTGATTTATGCGTTAAAGAATCCGACGAAGATCCATTGTCTTTATTAGCCACTACAGATACTTATTGCACAGTTCTTTTCAACGATGAGACACATACCTTCGAACAAGTAATAAATACCTTAACACGTATTTTAAAGTGTTCTCAAAGAGATGCCGTTGAATATGTAACAAATGTCGACAGAGAAGGCAGATCGGTCGTAAAGTGTTCAGGATTTCAACATTGCAATGAATTAAAAGCtgaaattgaaagatttaCATCAAGACATAGCAATCGAGCTTTAAAGGTCCTCGTAGTTCATGCTCATGTAATTGCTCATCAGACCTTTGCAATGAAATTGTTAAATTGGTTACAACAATTCATAAGCTTATGCGAAGGCTTTAGAATACTATTTAGCAATGTTGCCCTTAACACAAAATTACCAGAGATATCGATCGTCGAAGGTATATTAATGAGAGATTCACAGTTATGGAAGTCTGCTAGAACAGCTTGGCAcagattatttatatctgGAATGCTTATGGAgtatgaaagtaaaaaagctTTGGCTATAGTATTTACTTATAATTATGGTTCTGTCATGAAAGATTTCATAAGAGATGATCATGATCATTCGTTTTCAATTGTTTCATTGTCTGTACAATTATTTACGGTTCCCACTTTAGCTCATCATCTTATAGCACATCacgatgtattatttattttgttgaaCACATTTATTTCTGAAAGTTCGCGTAGGTGCAATGCCGCGGGTAAATTAGAATTTGAAAGGAACACTCCCAatacatattttaaaagaGCTCAATATATACTTTATGATTTAAGATATTTACTCAGTGCAAAACCAGATATTTGGACTGATGAATTAAGACGAGGATTTTTGCAaggaatttcattattattaaaattattctgcAGCATGCAATGTATGGACGCGGTATTAAGACAAGTTGGACAACATATGGAATATGAACCTGAATGGGAATCTGCATTTAATTTGCATATTAAACTTTCACCAGTTATTAGTTTAGCTCTCGAATGGTGTGGTTCTGATagaattgttttaattaaagcTTTCAGATTAGTCTTAAGAAAACTCTATGAGCAACCAGGAATTGAATCTGGTCTAGGTCAAGTCAGAGAGCTAGCAGATCATAGCGCGACATGCTTACAATACGACGTTTCTTCTGAACCAGTGTCTATACATCTTCCATTGTCAAGATTTTTAGCaggattatttctttatctcgaaaaacataatttacattttcaatgtcccgaatttataaatcaaaCAAAACCAACACCTGAGCAAATCATTGAGCCGGTATTAACGGCTCAAGCTATGATATCGCAAGTTCACGCTGGTATGTGGAGAAGAAATGGATATTCATTGTTGAATCAGTTGTATTTCTATCACAACGTGAAGTGTCGTAGCGAGATGTTAGATagagatattattttactccAAGCTGGAGCATCTCTTATAGAGAGTAATGAATTTCTTATACATATTTTGAACAAGTGCAATCTTCTTAATTGGGCGAATCCAAATTTCGAGGTGAATGCATTAAAAAATCCAGAAGAAGATAGTATCAGGCAAACGATTAATTTGGTCGAGGAATTTCTTGGTTTgcttataacaattataggaGAGAGATACGTTCCTGGTGTTGGACAGGTCACTGCGGATGATcgtttgaagaaagaaataatacagCAGTTGTGCATAAAGCCTCTTTCCCATTcggaattaaataaaactttacCCGATGATGTACATCTCGAAACGGGCATGGAAAGGGTCATTCACGATGTAGCGGATTTTAAAAAACCGCCAAATACGTCTGCCGGTAAAGGTGTTTACGAACTGAAACCTCATCTATATttggaatataacgttttcttttatcattacaCAAAGGAAGAATTAAGTAGATCCGAGGAAGCTcagagaaaacgaagaaaagcaCTTGGAAAATTAGAATGTTGTCCACCACCGAAACTCCCGAAACTAACAGAAGTATTCAGTTTGGTTGCAAATCTTTTGCAATGCGATGTCATGCTCCATATTATGCAAACTGTATTAGAACGTGCCCTCACGTTTGTAGCTAGAAGTTTTTCAGAACCGCAAGTGCATAAAGTACTTCATCTTATAGGATATGCACTTCAAGAACAGGAATCAGGTTATTATCCTTTCCTTGTATTCACAGAAAGAGCTGCaaaatggaaaatttataaattattggaGGACTTGAAAAGTAGCCCTCGTATAGAAGCACATAAGGATTTACTTACTTGGATCCTTATTAAATACAGAGAAGTTGCTGGTTCTACCGTGATAGAAagtaccaccaccactactgcTGCTTCTACGGTAGCTACCACAGAAAACGTCAGCGACGCGGAATCTAATAAAAATGGTAAAGAATGGAGAACGAAGATGGCAGCTTTAAAACGTGCTAAGATTATGACACAAATGGCAGCCATGCAGAAGctttttatgaaaaagaatgcaaaattattcgaaacagCAGCGTTAGATGCGAATAAGAGTAGCGAGCGAGGATCGGCAATGGATTTAACGGAATGTTCGGAAAGTTCATCGCCAGTTTCTGCCGGTAATAATCAGGGGAATAATTTACCCGAAGAAAAAACGTACACATGCATTTTATGTCAAGAAGATCAAATTGTAACGGCAACCGGACCAGCAATGGTACTCGCTGCTTTTGTTCAACAATCTACTGTACTATGTCAATATAGAGGGAATACAGAAGAACCTGATCCGCTATATCTGTCAGCTAAATTAGGCGCATCGCCGCATACCAGCACGTGCGGTCATGTAATGCACGCACATTGTTGGCAAGAATACTTCGACAATGTACTTGCTAAAGAAAATAGACGTCCATACCGATTACGACAACCAGCAAGTTTTGACGTAGAGAAACACGAGTATCTTTGTCCTCTTTGCGAATGCTTGAGTAATACCGTTTTACCACTTTTACCACCTTTAGGCGTATTGCAATCCCGTCCTCAAAATCAACCGAATTTGACTTTCGAGATGTGGTTAGAGGCTATGAGGTTAACGTTAGATTGTAAAACAAATGCAAGGTATATAAAGACACAATCTTTTAACGATGTTCACGATCCCATTTGTCGGTATTGTACAAGCGCAAAAATTCAGGATGCTCACATCATTGGAAGTGACAATTCCGTGGAGCATGACACATTCGCGTGTCCTATTAAAAGTCTTCACCAAGAATTTGGTACTGTTGGTGCTATCTTTGAATCTACTTATTCGCAATCTGGTCCATGTCTCTTAGATAATCTTGTAACGATGATACATCTATTTGCACAGGCGACATATACGAAAGGGTTTGGTGCTGAGCCATACGAAGCAGACTCCAGAGTGCCCTTGTTGGCCTGGAAATCAACGGCGTACACTGTCCATGCCATTGAATTTCTTATACGTGACATGGACAAACCCTTGTTAGGTGCTTTATCTTCCAGACAAAGAGACTGTTTGGAAGGCCTCGCTAGAATCTCGGCCATTTTAGCAGCTACATGTTTAAACGGCGGTTGTGGAAGCCCAACGTGgccagaaaaaaatattaccggCAATCACGCGTTTGCCCTTCTAACGATATTGTTAGAAAATCCACCGGAGGGTCCATCCATCTTAGAGTGGGATCCATTTGGTATTTTGATTCCACTGATTAATTCTCTTCCAACTCTTTTCAATACAAAACCAGATACTCCACCTCCGATAATAACTGGAGGTATATTTGAATCGCACGCATTGATGCTCGTATTCTTATCCctaatagtaaaaattatactGACAACTGATTTTAACGAGAGCATGGATATAGACAGCCAAGAAACGGAAGAGTCTACAAATTGTACCGTGATTTTGCCGTTAGTTCAAGCTCTTGGAGTGAACATCGTTAACGAAACTGCCAGTGAATTATGGAGACGCATCAAAGAAGCTTGCTTACCATTTCTAAGATGTTACGCACTGTATTATCACTTTGTCTCAGATGTTCCAGCACCAGAGGAATTAACTAAACTAGGCGGCGATACGTATGAGAATATATGCGCGTATCTTGGATTACCGATAACATGCAACGAATTGTTAGCTCCCAAATTGGATATCATCATGCAGTTAATAGAAATATGGAAAAGTCATCCCACTGTCCAAGCTCACCTTGCCGGGACAAGTCCAGTCGTGATCATAAAAGAACCTTTAAGAGTTAATAAACTGGTAGAACTACCAGAGGATTATAGTGAattgataaatacaatatcattatttacttGCCCTAACAGTGATCGGGAGGACTCGAGGAATCCTACAATGTGCCTCGTTTGCGGAGAAATGTTATGTTCCCAAAGCTATTGCTGTCAGacagaattaaataaaacgatgGTCGGTGCATGTACTTATCATGCGACCAAATGTGGCACTGGAGTTGGAATGTTCCTACGAGTACGCGAATGCGAGATACTCTTTTTGAGAAGTCCAAATCGAGGATCATTTGTTTGTCCACCTTATCTCGATGAATACGGAGAAACGGATCAAGGTTTAAGAAGGGGTAATCCACTTCGGTTatgcaaagaaaaatataaggagTTGAATCAGATGTGGCTTGGACATGGATTGCACGAGTCTGTAGCAAGAGGCATTGAATCTTCAAATAACGTTATAACGATGCAATGGCAGCATCTATAA